A stretch of DNA from Tachysurus vachellii isolate PV-2020 chromosome 4, HZAU_Pvac_v1, whole genome shotgun sequence:
gtgtgtgtgtgagtgtgtgtgtctgtgtgtgtgtgagtgtgtgtgtgtgtgtgtgtgtgtgagtgtgtctgtgtgtgtgtgtctgtgtgtgtgtctgtgtgtgagagtgtgagagtgtgtgtgtgttcctcgtatgtgaaaacatgcttggcaataaagtgtgtgtgtgagtgtgtctgtgtgagtgtgagtgtgtatgtgtgtgtgtctgtgtgtgtgtgagagtgtgtgtgtgtgtaaatgtgtgtatgtgagtatgtgtgtgagtatgtgagtgtgcgagtgagtatgtgagtgtgcgagtgtggaaacctggtatggttcatcagcaacatgttctgagcgcatctgatcggcttgaccccgtgtgtgtgtgtgagtgtgtgtgtgtgtgtgagtgtgtgtgtgtatatgtgtctctgttcgtctgtgtgtgtgtgtgtgcatgtctgtgtgtgtgtgtgtgagtgtgtatgtgtgtgagtgtgtgtgtgtctgtgtgagtgtgtgtgtgagtgtgtgtgtgtctgtgtgtgtgtgagtgtgagtgtgtgtgtgtgtgtgtgtgtgtgtgcgtgtgtgagtgtgtgtgtgtatgtgtctctgttcgtctgtgtgtgtgtgcatgtctgtgtgtctgtgtgtgtgagtgtttgtgtgtgtgtgtgagtgtgtgtgtgtgagtgtgtgtgtgtgtctgtgtgtgtgtgtgtgtgtgagtgtgagtgtgtgagtgtgtctgtgtgtctgtgtgtgtgtgagtgtgtgtgtgtgtgtgtctgtgtgagtgtgtgtgtgagtgtgagtgtgtgtgtgagggtgagtgtgtgagtgtgtgtgtgcatgtgtgtaaatgtgtgtgtcagtgtgtgtgtgtgtgttcctcgtatgtgaaaacatacttgacaataaagtgtgtgtatgagtgtgtgtgtgagtgtgtgtgtgagtgtgagtatgtgtgtgtgtgtgtgagagtgtgtgtgagagtgtgtgtgtgtgtaaatgtgtgtgcatgtgagtgtgtgtgtgagtgtctgtgtgtgtgtgtaaatgtgtgtgtaagtgtgtgtgttcctcgtctgtgtgagtgtgtgtgtctgtgtgagtgtgagtgtgagtgtctgtgtgtgtgtgtgtctgtgtgtgtgtgtgagtgtgtctgtgtgagtgtgtgtgtgagtgtgagtgcgtgtgtgtgtctgtgtgagtgtgtgtgtgagtgtgagtgtgtgtgtgagtgtctgtttgtgtctgtttgtctgtgtgtgtgtgtctgtgtgtgtgtgtgtgtgtgtgagagagagtgtgtgtgagtatgtgagtgtgcgagtgtgagtacgtgtgcgagtgtgagtaagtgtgtgtgtgtaaatgtgtgtgtaaatgtgtgtgtaggtgtgtgtgtgttcctcataaagacctttgtgattctgattctgattctgatgttgcaagaattttgcctctaggccttacgattcagcacaaaattgggtttttggactgttggtggcgctagacggtttgagctagacacaccaaagttgctacagtaacttctaagactggcctctacatgtgtgccaaatttcgcaactttcctacgtacggttctatgggctgccattgacttcaatggcggaagaggaagaataataataataaaagctgcaagcagcatttcccgggttgaagcgtttaaggcctttagggagtttaaggccttaaaggattttcacatacacaaagtgacaaataaacaaagtcatatcggtgagtctacaatcctcgtgcgaagcaaaacgaagtatgaaaacatacttggcaataaagaccattctgattctgattctgagactttgccttacgagtcagcacaaaattgggtttttggacctatgggcacaaacgcgttttggggcgctgaagcgccccagattgtccgattccgctgagtaactgtgaccagtactaccatctgaccaagtttgagctctctaggccttacggttttggctgcacgaccgtttctacggcggaataataataataataataataataataataaaaatcctaacaaaaacaataggtttccagcgcttcgcgcttgaaccctaaataTAGCTATACCGGGGTCAAGCTGATCaaatgcgctcagaacatgtcgctgatgaaccataccaagttttgttgcgatatggcattgtattggtaaaatactgaacttaacttgaaaattcaaaatgtgtgtgtgtaagtgtgggtaggtgtgagtgtgtgtaagtgagtgtgtgtaagtgtgagtgtgtgtgtaagtgtgagtgtgtgagtgtgtgtgtaagtgtgtgagtgtgtgtgtaagtgtgtgtgtgtgtaagtgtgagtgtgtgtgtgtgtgtaagtgtgagtgtgtgtgtgtgagtgtgagtgtgtgtgtaagtgtgagtgtgtgtgtaagtgtgtgtgagtgagtgtgagtgtgtgtgtgtgtgagtgtgtgtgtgtgtgtaagtgtgagtgtgtgtgtgagtgtgtgtgtaagtgtgagtgtaagtgtgtgtgtgagtgagtatgagtgtgtgagtcagtgaaggtgtttgtgagtatgtgaatgagtgtgtaagtgtgagtgtgtgcgagtgtgagtgagtgtgtaactgtgagtgtgtgtatgtgagtgtgagtgtgtatgtgagtgtgtatgtgagtgtgcgagtgagtatgtgagtgtgcgagtgtgagtaagtgtgtgagtgtgaatgagtgtgtgtaaatgtgtgtgtaagtgtgtgtgttcctcgtatgtgaaaacatacttggcaataaagacctttctgattctgattgtaCGCATACAAGAttcaagaattttgcctctaggccttacgagtcagcacaaaattgggtttttggactgttggtggcgctagagggtttgagctagacacaccaaagttgctatagtaacttctaagactggcctctacatgtgtgccaaatttcataactttcctacgtacggttctatgggctgccattgacttcaatggcggaagaggaagaataataataaatatagctgcaagcagcgatgacgggccttcgcacgttttgTTTATCGCTATATGGtggctcccagaaaacaatgcacgatgggcaagtgcatcaagtgggtaaatatcagtggactattttatgttgttactgacccatttggggactgtaggtaaatgaaacctcacattttagacaaacgagggcgctagtgagccacttaagagacacacctttgtctgacctttttgtccacacttaacagccgacaaatgtgatgtatgtgtcaaatttcaagttaatctaagcacgccaaaagccttaaatatgcctgaaataaaagtaaatttgacacgatgccatggcaacagtgtttgagatatcaaaaatccgttcccattttcgcatctgcaatatctctgcgtcatggtggccaagtctggtctcaattgcatgaatcccctaggaggagtatttaaaagtttaccgcatgcagctgtcaaaaaatccacctttgtgactgacacacttcctggggcctgttggtggcgctatacccgggactcacaataagcacatcgatgcgatcggaatccttggccaagacattttttgccttagatagaagacacttcctgtttctctgaattcgccataaatTAGTCGCCTCACCaaggcagcaccgttcgagatatcaaaaatcccttcacaatttagcaagtgcaacgtctcggcatcatgttgaccacttttggtgtcaatcgcatgaattccctaggaggagtatttaaaagttcattgtatgcaactgtgaaaaaatccacctttgtgactgacacacttcctggggcctgttggtggcgctatacccgggactcacaataagcacatcgatgcgatcagaatccttggccgaacatacacaccacgtgtcatcacaataagacattttttgccttaGATAGAAGACACTTCATGTTTCTCTGAAtccgccataactttgtcgcctcgccatggcagcaccgttcgagataacAAAAGTCCCTTCGcaaatttagcaagtgcaatgtctcggcatcatgttcaccacgtttgatgtcaatcgcatgaattccctaggaggagtatttaaaagttcaccacatgcaactgttgtgactgacacgcttcctggtgcctgttggtggcgctatgtccgagattcacaataggcacatcgatgcgatcggaatccttggccgaacatacacaccgcacGTGcgatgtctcggcatcatgttcacaacgtttgatgtcaatcgcatgaattccctaagaggagtatttaaaagttcaccgcatgcacttataaaacaatccaaaatggctgacttcctgttgggcggagctcatagtttagagcgcgaaagtaaAGCCCCCCTGCCaagcccgtattccaacctttgtccaatcctagtgtcacGCGACTCTGACATGTGTTcaaaatttcaagagttttcgagcatgttaagggaccccaattggccaatgtgtggggaaaaaaataaataaataaataaataaataaaaaattaatactcccaaggaaaaacaatagggcttcgcaccattcggtgctcaggccctaataataataatagtaataataataagaagaaaactaacgataacaataggtgtctacgccccttcggggcttgacccctaataataataataagaagaagaaacctaacaataacaataggtgtctacgcccctccggggcttgacccctaataataataataagaaaactaacgataacaataggtgtctacgccccttctgggcttgacccctaataataataataaaaatcagaacgaatacaatagtgttccagcgcttcgcgcttgaaccctaaataCTCACTCAGCTTTTCTGGAGGCTTTGACCACTGGCAGCAGCCTCAGAAGACATTCATCTGATGGATCATATTTCCTCAATTCAAACACATCCAGATTTTGTTCTGaggtcagtaacacaaacaccagagctgaCCACTGAGCAGGAGAGAGTCTGATTTCACTGAGACGACTGTCACCTCCTCTGTTCAGGAAAGTTTGTACTTCCTGCACTAGAGAatgatcattcagttcattcagacagtggaacagattgatggatttctctggagatggattcttcctgatcttctccttgatgtacttcactgtttcctgtttgctgtgagatctgcttcctgtctgtggcaTTAAGTCTCGTAAAAGAGTCTGATTGGTctccagtgagagacccagaaggAAGCGGAGGAACAGGTCCAGGTGTCCATTCTTACTCTGTAAGGCCTTGTCCACTGCAGTCCTGAGGAGATCAgacatgtttgtatttctgaGGAAATTAGAAAGTCCAGTGATTTGCCCCACAAGCACATTtgtatttcttaaaataaagcagaaaaatacatataaagcagccagaaactcctgaacactcagatgtacgaagctgaacaccttccccaggtgaagcccaaactcctctctgaagatctgggtacacactcctgagtacactgacacttctctgacatcaatgccacactctctcaggtcttcctcatagaagatcaggtttcctttctccagctggTGGAAAGCCAATTTTCCCAGTGCCATCATACTCTCTCTGGTCTGCTGAGGATCAGGTTCACATTTCTGATGGTACTTTTGGTCCTTATGTTTAATCTGAaagatcaggaagtgtgtgaacatttgagtcagagtcttggggatctctccactctctgcttcacccaacattctctctagaacagtggctgagatccagcagaagactgggatgtggcaCATGATGTAGACGCTTCTTGAAGACTTCAGGTGAGTGATGATTTTATTagccaggctctgatcactgatcctcttcctgaagtactccactttctgaggatcactgaagcctcgtacctctgttacctggtctacacactcaggagggatctgattggctgctcctggtcttgtggttatccagaggagagcagaaggaagcagattccccttaatgaggttcgtcagcagcacatccactgaggctgactctgtcacatcacacaatatctcattcttctggaaatttagaggaagtcgacactcatccagaccatcaaagatcaacaccactttgtaggagtcacagtctattgattctagttttcttatttctgggaaaaagtgatgaagaagatTCATCAGACTGAGATTTTGCTGCTTCATCAGATTCAGCTCTCTAAAGGGAAGTGGAAACATGAAGAAGATGTCCTGATTTACTTCTCCTTCAGGCCAGTCCAGgatgaacttctgcacagagactgtttttccaattccagcaactcctttagtcagcacagttctgatggacttgtctttaaagatctcattacatttgatgggtttctcctgtgttgctggtctcctggacgctgcctcaatctgtctcacctcatgttcattattgatgtctccactccaaccctctgtgatgtagagctcagtgtagatctcattcagaagtgctgagcttccatgctgtgagattccttcatgaattcttttaaacttctctctcAGATTGGACTTCAACTTTGGCTGATACACAGAGTTgagttctaataaacaaagtaatatcTAGTTTAGTAATAAATAGTTATAATGCAAAATCGTTCAAACACTGCTATTAATTCCTGAATGATGTACTAAATATTATTGAAGCTGGACCATGAATAGATACAAcatgatattaaaattaaatttaaaactaaaagtgttcatatctaAAACTATTCCCTCTCTCTAAAGTGAAGCTGATGGAATAAAGTCATGACTCAGAGCTCTTACTattgtgcagtgtgttagcgagatctgtgtggttcatgttcttcaggacatgcagtgtgatcttcagcgctccctctctgacactgtgcagatcctcctcatcctcaacctccctctcagtgcatgctgggtaatctggactcaggagcttcctaaacctcttcagctcattctttatcagagtgatgattttgtgttccagctcctggttagaaacacacaggaacagatctaaatattaccatgttacacagtgagagaggcttttattttatcaaaagaagaaaagtatatttttattatcacatttaaaaCTCATACAACTGATTACCCTTAATGCTGCTGCAAATCAAGACATTACAAgggatcacaacacacacattacacactttaaaaacaacacacacaccttgaatatAGAGTCCAGATAATTtgtgctgatgtttgatttttgtggtctgtgaacaaacaaaacccatcatgtaatatggactatatgtattcatagctgcacaaatcacacactaataaatacagacacagatatttaacactttcctcttaacacaatacactgatttcaggatttcctaactgacaccaacatgtttagaaacaaatgtttgaataaatgaataaaatctttatattgtcattaatgtcccaggtgtaaatgttcttctgtagcaccacagaccctccagctcagggactgcagactgaactgaactcttaaagcacttttcctcactgccagtccgagagctgcagcactgcacagtttagtgttttactgcttcaacacctgataaagctcatgaagggcttcataatgagacgagtgagtttgatcaggtggaacactgctgtaaaacacctcactatactgacctcacatcagtagaactgtctctgtctttgaAGTCAATTGGATGTCCCATTGACgcgtcactcttcatggacacacaactgggttctggtgagtctgatctctttccctccatcattctagaacagaaatatcagaaataattaatactctgctgtctcagcactgttaaacaatgtgttcataATTAAACACCAATAAGTCcatctttttaattcagatccagACTATACACTTATTCAAACAGGAGACAGGCCTCATAAGTCAGGAATTACACTGATATCAGGAGTCCCAATCACAGCTAACTGACTCAGCTGGGTCTTAAAGCCTGTAGAGTTCACTGACACAAAGCTATGCTGCTCTTATGCTCCACATTACACAGtcctttttactcttctctcagtgaatgatttgtctaaactgttcttagatcagatcagtgatatattcactgctattaaacaccttaaagcaaagttgagttcctgtgttaactagtgagtgtttagagatacagatgtgttcccatgagacggtgtgtatttattgctggtgaatgtaaaagtaagtcacctctcatctttctttaagtcctgttTTCCAGACACAATCATGTTGGAGGTCATGTCTCCTTCTCCAGATTACAGCAGGACAGACATTTACTTCACTCCAACATCgatgtgttaaattaaaccctgaatCAGCAGAGAGTTCACTTACAGGAAATAGTCACACTATCAAGTTATAAAACAACCTGTGTACATTAAAGCTTcagtacaaacccacaaaactcttctgcatctagtgtcacttcagtgtgtttatatattagagctttagatactcactgtgtttttactcctgaaatcttttagttttcactCCACACTAAATGGAACTGCTGACTTTCATTACAGTTTATACTGCAGAGGGAGGAAgggcagtgacacacacacacacacacacacacacggacgtcggaagcaaataaaaagtgggtgggtcctgtcccaccaACATATAGTGGTTCCATCGCCCATGATtaggattgtgtatgtttataataacccagGTTAGGATTATGTATGTTTAAAATAACCCAGGTTAGGAATGCTGctgactttcactttcattacagtttATACTGCATAGGGGGGAAGGGCAGAGACGCACGCGCATGTAACAGGTATACAAAGTATACGGCTAAATATTGTTATAATTCACACAAAATTGTTCTCTTGTACATTTTATGATACCTGATCTAAAGGTGCACTTCTCCTTTAAGTGTTGTGTGGTCACAGTATGACCTAATTTCCTGTCCTAACTCCTCCTCTTCCCTTTTGAAATGTGATTTAATGGAAGAGAGTGTTATAAGGGCCACTCAATTTGAGGCTGCTTATTTGTCTCtgttaaacagtaaaaaagatCCAGTGAATCAGCTGCCTGCTGTCCCGTGTCTGTCTTTGCATCACACAACGTAACACAAAGCAGACCAAGTTTTAATACCCGGTGTCGCTGGCCGCACATCACGCCGGGCATAAGCGAGCCACACGGGTTACACGTGGTGCCGTGAACCTTTGGGTTTCGCATGATCGGCTGTTCACCGATCACCCGAGTTGCTGCTTCAACAGACGACGGGTGTGCTGTTCTGAATCGCTGGAGTGTTTCACTGGATGCGGAGGTCGCAGCTCGTTTCATCTCGTCACCTGTGTTCAACCAGTTCACTGTATCTGCTGCTCACATCAAGTAGGACGGCTTTAATCGAACGGTTGCTTTTTGTGAGTGGGTTTTGTGATTGTCACAAGTTTTTTCTCTTCGTGAGACGTCACACTGAACCGCTTGAAAGGGCCTTGTTACATGCATTTCTGTAAAGtgtgtgcatacagtatatatatatattttttttttctgcatacagtgttgtgtttttagtgcgtttaattccatttttttgcATATCTCTTGGTGTTTACTATTCAGGTTGTCATGTTTGAGGACAGGATAACTTTAGCCCTGTTCGACACCCTAACACAATGTTTCCAGTGGCAAGGGGTAGTGGGGCTGTGTTTACTCGCCCTGAAAAATTGTCTGAAACTCCACCTCACTGTTTTGGGAGGGGAAGGGTGCTTAAGAAGATGAAAGCCGAAAATGTTCTTGTGGGACGCATGGTGAGCCCTATGTGGGGTGATCGATGGGTGCCGATGAAGATTTTGAACCCCACACAGTCTCCAATAACTCTCCGTCGCAATGCTAAGCTGGCTGATGTGTCTCCTTGTTTGGCGGTAGAGGATGTTGCTGTCACACAAAATCTGTGCAGATCTCATGATGttcctgagacagctttccccaAGCCCATGCCGCCTGTCGATCCTATTGGGTTATTGCACGAGTACGGCTTGGATGACATTAATATCAATGCATGTGAAGTCTCCGACTTATGGAAGGAGAAATTGGCAAGTGTTATCGTGTCTTATCGTGACGTTTTCTCCAGAGACAGACTTGATTGTGGAGAGGCAAAGGACTTTGTACACAGGATACATTTATGTGATGAACGTCCGTTCCGTCTGCCCTACCGCCGAATCCCTCCTGCCCACTACCATAAGTTGCGAGTAGTTCTTTctgaaatggaagaaaaaggCATTATCAGCAAGTCAGTTAGCGAGTACGCTTCTCCTTTGGTAATGGTTGGGAAGAAGGATGGATCGTTAAGAGTATGCACTGATTTTCGCTGGCTTAATGCAAAGACTATAAAGGACGCTCATCCTTTGCCCCGTCAGGCGGATTGCCTGGCCGCTCTTGGTGGCAATCTTCTGTTCAGCTCCGTGGATTTAACATCGGGATTCTATAACGTCCCACTCCATGTATCTGATCGGCATTACACAGCATTCACAACGCCCATGGGCTTATGAATATAACCGTCTCCCACAGGGCCTGTGTAACAGTCCAGCATCCTTTATGCGCATGATGCTCAGCGTTTTTGGAGATCTTAACTTTTCCAGCCTCCTTTGCTATCTTGACGATTTGCTGGTTTTCTCCTGTTCTGAGGAGGAGGCATTGAAGTGGTGAAGTGGTGTTTGCACGGTTGAGAGCTAGTAATTTGAAGTTGGCTCCAAAAAAGTGTCACTACCTCAGGCGTTCCATCAAGTTTTTGGGCCATGTGATCAGCGGTTCAGGAGTTTCAGTGGATGAAGACAAGGTTGCAGTCATTGCTGCCTTTCAGAAGAAAGACTTAATGAAAGAGGATGGCAGCACACCTTCGCCAAAGAGAATTAGATCCTTTCTGGGCATTGGTTCTTTACTACCAAAGCTTCATCCATGGCTGCTCACAAATCGCAAAGCCATTGTTCAATTTGACTGCTGGTCAAAGAGGTTTGGTGAAAGGCACGAGTTGTCGTAATAATAATGCCACTTTCCGGGAATTGACCCCTCAAGACTGGACTCCTGACTGTATTGTTGCCTTTGAGGAGTTAAAGAGAGCCCTTGTCGAGAGCGTGGTGACCTTCCCTGTTTTCCCTGTACATGTTACCACTGGGCTCCATTCTGAGGAAATATGGAGTGTCGTTTCACTTTTACGCGGACGATACCCAAATCTATTTACCTTTTAAGAAAAATGACCCCTCATCCATTACATCCCTTTTACTGTGCTTAGATGAAGTTAAAGCTTGGCTAGCccaaaactttctgtttttaaatgaagataaaactgaGGTGATAGTGTTCGGCCCCACAGAAAGTGTAAAGGTCACCAAAACTGACCTAGGATGTCTTTCCGTCTTTAGGTTTCCGCAGGTACGGAATCTGGGTGTTCTCTTAGACGAGTCCTTAAAATTTGATAAACAAGTTTCCGCTG
This window harbors:
- the LOC132844121 gene encoding NLR family CARD domain-containing protein 3-like, with protein sequence MTSNMIVSGKQDLKKDERMMEGKRSDSPEPSCVSMKSDASMGHPIDFKDRDSSTDVRPQKSNISTNYLDSIFKELEHKIITLIKNELKRFRKLLSPDYPACTEREVEDEEDLHSVREGALKITLHVLKNMNHTDLANTLHNKLNSVYQPKLKSNLREKFKRIHEGISQHGSSALLNEIYTELYITEGWSGDINNEHEVRQIEAASRRPATQEKPIKCNEIFKDKSIRTVLTKGVAGIGKTVSVQKFILDWPEGEVNQDIFFMFPLPFRELNLMKQQNLSLMNLLHHFFPEIRKLESIDCDSYKVVLIFDGLDECRLPLNFQKNEILCDVTESASVDVLLTNLIKGNLLPSALLWITTRPGAANQIPPECVDQVTEVRGFSDPQKVEYFRKRISDQSLANKIITHLKSSRSVYIMCHIPVFCWISATVLERMLGEAESGEIPKTLTQMFTHFLIFQIKHKDQKYHQKCEPDPQQTRESMMALGKLAFHQLEKGNLIFYEEDLRECGIDVREVSVYSGVCTQIFREEFGLHLGKVFSFVHLSVQEFLAALYVFFCFILRNTNVLVGQITGLSNFLRNTNMSDLLRTAVDKALQSKNGHLDLFLRFLLGLSLETNQTLLRDLMPQTGSRSHSKQETVKYIKEKIRKNPSPEKSINLFHCLNELNDHSLVQEVQTFLNRGGDSRLSEIRLSPAQWSALVFVLLTSEQNLDVFELRKYDPSDECLLRLLPVVKASRKADLFQCNLTEESCRVLSSVLSSNSSSLRELDLSHNELQDSGVKLLSDGLKNPHCTLEILRLCNCNLTEESCRVLSSVLSSNSSSLRELNLSNNKLQDSGVKLLSDGLKNPHCTLEILRYTHTHTHTHTHTHTHCV